A region of Fusobacterium sp. FSA-380-WT-3A DNA encodes the following proteins:
- the rbr gene encoding rubrerythrin, protein MELKGTKTEKNLWTAFAGESQARNKYTYYASKAKKEGYVQIAELFETTANNEKEHAKLWFKLLHGGMPSTVENLKDAAAGENYEWTDMYATFAKEAREEGFEDIAKVMDGVAKIEKEHEERYRKLLANIENQEVFKRLEIQVWECGNCGHLHIGTEAPLVCPVCDHPQAHFRIRCTNY, encoded by the coding sequence ATGGAATTAAAGGGAACTAAAACTGAAAAAAATCTATGGACTGCTTTTGCTGGAGAATCTCAAGCAAGAAACAAATATACATATTATGCTTCTAAAGCAAAAAAAGAAGGATATGTACAAATTGCTGAATTATTTGAAACTACTGCTAATAATGAAAAAGAACATGCAAAACTTTGGTTTAAACTTCTTCATGGTGGAATGCCTTCTACTGTTGAAAATTTAAAAGATGCAGCTGCTGGAGAAAATTATGAATGGACAGATATGTATGCAACTTTTGCTAAAGAAGCTAGAGAAGAAGGGTTCGAAGACATTGCTAAAGTTATGGATGGGGTAGCAAAAATAGAGAAAGAACATGAAGAAAGATATAGAAAACTACTTGCTAACATTGAAAATCAAGAAGTATTTAAAAGACTTGAAATTCAAGTTTGGGAATGTGGAAATTGTGGACATCTACATATAGGAACTGAAGCTCCTCTAGTTTGTCCAGTATGTGATCATCCTCAAGCACATTTTAGAATTAGATGTACTAATTATTAA
- a CDS encoding Fur family transcriptional regulator, whose product MKYSKQRELILNYILTHEGHPTADIIYSSLKKDNPKLSLGTVYRNLLKLVESNEIRKVSLPEQVDKFDKNLKPHAHLKCKICGSLTDISSIEIENFIKNISLEQDIIIEKFNILFDGICKNCKNK is encoded by the coding sequence ATGAAATATTCTAAACAAAGAGAATTAATTTTAAATTACATACTAACTCATGAAGGACATCCTACAGCTGATATAATTTATAGCTCTCTAAAAAAAGACAATCCTAAATTAAGTTTAGGTACTGTTTATAGAAATCTATTAAAATTAGTAGAATCAAACGAAATAAGAAAAGTAAGTCTTCCTGAGCAAGTAGATAAATTTGATAAAAACTTAAAACCTCATGCTCATTTAAAATGTAAAATTTGTGGAAGTTTAACTGATATTAGTAGTATAGAAATAGAAAACTTTATAAAAAATATTTCTCTAGAACAAGATATTATTATAGAAAAATTTAATATTCTTTTTGATGGAATTTGTAAAAATTGTAAAAATAAATAA